The region AATCCATGATTGGATTTAAACCACTGCCTGTCTTTATCTATTAATGAAATCAGTGCTATGGGAGAATTACAAATACCGGATGCAATTTTAGCAATGGCATCATAATCTTCTTCTGGTAAAGAATCTAAAATGTTATAATTATCTAAAACATTTAACCTTTCTGCTTCATTTTTCGGAAGGACGGCTTTCTTCATGAATTTTAACCTTTGGACGTCAAATTTTTGAATACAGACAAAACTACATATAAAATAATAATTATAGGAATCGAGAGATAACTAAATATAAATATTAACAGTGTTGAAGAAATTAAAAACAAATAAATAATCCAGTTTTTTTGAAGAGAATAGTCTTTAAATTTTAAGGAAAAAAGGGGAATTTCTGCATTCATTAAATAGGTTAAAACCAACGTAACTATGCTTAAAAAATAATGATTACTCATTAAATTACTAACAAATTCTATATCCGAATATTCATGAATTAGCGGCAGAGAAATCACAAATAAGCTCATTGCTGGTGTTGGCAACCCTATAAAAGAGTCAGATTGTCTGGTGTCTAAATTAAATTTAGCCAATCTATAACAAGCTCCTAAAGTTAAAAATAAACCTATAAATTGAACTGGCGCGAATTTAAATCCTATCCACATCATCGCTTCTGTACGCTCTGCCAAAGTACTAAAACTACCACTTTCTGATAATAAATTAAACATGATAACACCTGGCACCACACCACTAGTAACCATATCTGCCAAAGAATCTAATTGTTTGCCTAATTCTCCAGAAACTTTTAACAAACGCGCTACGAACCCGTCTAAAAAATCAAATAAAATGCCGATCACTACAAACAAACCAGCCATTATAAAATCGCCTTCAACAGCAAACACTGTTGCGATAGTTCCGCAAAAAAGATTGCCTAATGTTAATAAATTCGGAATGTGTTTTTTTAAGTTCATTAAAGTGAATTTTGGCTAAAATAACAAAAGGAAATTTCTTAATTTTCTAAATTGATTAAATATTTATCATATTTGTAAAAATATTAACGGTATGCCTGTTTTCGAATCTAACTTCTTACCCACCATTCCTTTTAGAAATGGTCATTTTAATACCATGTACAGACCGCTTTTTATGAAAGACAAAGCTGTTTACCAAAGAAAAAGAATTAAAACTTGGGATCATGATTTTTTTGATTTAGATTTTTCTTGTGTCGGTTCAGAAACTTTGGCGCTGCTAATTCATGGTTTAGAGGGCAGTTCTGAATCTAGATACATGGCATCCCACACAAATTATTTAAATTCGAAAGGAATCGATACCGTTTGTTTTAATTTAAGGGGCTGCAGCGGTGAAGATAATTTACTACTTTCTACTTATCATAGCGGAAAAACAGAAGATGTAGATTTTGTTGTAAAATATCTTTTAAAAAATTACAGCTATAAAAACATCATCATTGTCGGTTTTAGTCTAGGCGGAAATTTAACGCTAAAATATTTGGGTGAACAAGGAGAGGCTTTATCCCCAGTCGTAAAAGGAGGAATTGCATCTTCCGTACCTATAGATATTGCGAGCGCCGAATTAGAAATGGATAAACTAAAAAATAAGTTATACATGGAAATGTTTTTTAAAACCATGAAAAACAAAATTTTAGAGAAAGCGCATAAATTCCCTGAATATCAATTAGATAAAGACAAATTATTCAAAGCTACTAAATTTAGACATTTAGAACATTTGTATAGCGTACCTGTTTTTGGTTTTGATAGCCCAGAAGATTATTGGGAAAAAGCAAGTTCCAAACCGTATTTATCAAAAATTATACGTCCAACTTTGCTCATAAATGCCAAAGATGATACTTTTTTATCTCGACAATGTTTTCCTTTTGAAGAAGCCGAAAATTCTGAATTCTTTTTTTTCGAAGAAACCAAATTTGGCGGACATGTTGGCTTTATGACCTCTTTTAAACCTCAAGAGAATAGATGGCTAGAACACAGAATTACCCGTTTTATAAAAGAAAATATAGGGATTGATATTGCCTAAACAATATCTACAAAAAACAATAGTTATTTTAGTATGATTTAAGATATTTGTTACTAATAAACTTTGCAACTGTTGAAATATAAAATTATACTCCTTTTATTCGTTTTTCCACTATTTTTAAATGCACAAGCATTCAGAAATTACTCAAATGAATTTTTAAATATTGGGGTTGATGCTGCTGCCTTGGGAATGAGTAAAGCTGTGGTTGCTACTACCAATAACGTAAATGCAATTTACTGGAATCCAGCTGGTTTAGTGGGCATTGAAGATTATCAAGGTTCTTTAATGCATGCTTCTTATTTTGCAGGAATCGCAAATTATAATCACGCTGCCTTTGCCATGCCCATTGATCGAGAAAGTGCCATTGGTATTTCTATAATTCGATTTGGAGTTGATGATATTCTAAATACAACAGAACTTATTGATAATGATGGAAACATCGATTTTAATAGAATTAGTCTTTTCTCTGCAGCCGATTATGCTTTTAATATTGCCTATGCCCGAAATTTAATTTTTAAGGATCTTAAGTTTGGCGTCAATGCAAAAGTTGTGAGAAGAATAATTGGCGATTTTGCATCTTCATGGGGTTTTGGCTTTGATGCCGGTCTACAATTTGAAAGAAATAACTGGAAGTTTGGCTTAATGGCTCGAGACATTACCACAACATTTAATAGCTGGGCAATTAACGAAGAGGAATTTAACAAAATTAGAGATGCCATTCCTGGTCAAAATCAAGAATTACCTGAAACTACGGAGCTTACCAAACCAAAATTGCAGTTAGGTGTTGCCAAAAACTTTAGAATAGGAAAACTTTTCAACTTGCAAACAGAAGTAGATTTAAACATTCGTTTTGAACAAACCAATGACGTTTTTTCATCCGAAGCTGGTAGTATAGGTCCTGCGCTTGGTTTTCAATTAGATTACGATCAATTAGTTTATCTGCGTTTAGGAGTTGGTAATTTTCAATATATCACAGAATTTAATGATGCTAAATCGCTCTCAGCACAACCAAATTTTGGTCTAGGCTTTCACTATAAAGGGATTCGAATAGATTATGCTTTAACAAATATCGGCAGTGTTGGTAATGCTCTATTTTCTAATATTTTTTCCATCACTTTCGATTATAGTTTCTTTAGACCTTAATTTATATGCAAAAAAAATACTCAATTCTCCTCTTTTTTTTACTATTCATAACATCGCTACAGGCACAAATAAAACTTTCTGTGTATTCAGAAATTAGCATGGTAACAGCAGGGCCAGGAACTGAATTATACGAAGCATTTGGTCATAGTGCCATTAGAATTAAAGATCCTGTTTTACGTTTAGATTTAATTTATAATTATGGAATGTTCGATTTTAACGCTCCTAATTTTTATTCAAATTTTACCAAAGGAAAATTACTTTACTTGCTTGCTAGATACGATTTCAAGTATTTTTTAGCCAGTTATAATAAAGACAAACGCTGGGTAAAACAACAAGTTTTAAACTTAGATCAGCAGCAAAAACAAGCGTTTTTTGCATATTTAGAAAACAATGCATTGCCAGAAAATGCTACCTATTTATATGATCCCTATTTTAATAATTGTGCCACAAAATTAAGAGACATCACCACAACTATTTTAGGCGATAAGGTAAAATTTAGTGATCATCATATTGATACAAACCAATCTTTTAGACAATTAATGGACAAAGAAATTCCTTGGAATACTTGGGGAAGTTTTGGTATTAACTTGGCTTTAGGAAGTAAATTAGATGCAAAAGCAAACTTTACACAATATATGTATTTACCTGATTATGTGTATACTATTTTCAAAAACAGCACTGTCTATGTAAAAAATCAACCAAAAAAAATCGTAAAAAGAGAAGATATCTTATTAGATTTTAAAGAATTAGAGCAAGAAATTGCAATCTTAAATCCGTTTTTAATTTTTAGTACTATTTCTTTGATTGGTATTTTTTTTACTTTTAGGGATTTCAAAAAGAAAAAGAGAACAAAATGGATTGATTTTGCATTACTTTTTACAACAGGTATTATTGGCATTTTAATCACCTTTCTGTGGTTTTTTACAAATCACTCCACAACGCCAAATAATTTTAATGTTTTATGGGCATTTGCCCCAAACATAAGCATCGCATTTTTAATGCTGAAAGAGCATCCAAAAAAATGGCTCTCCACCTACTTTAAATTTTTAGGGGTTCTTTTGATGTTCATTCCGATTCTTTGGCTTTTAAAAATTCAATTGTTCCCAATTTCAATAATTCCATTCTTACTATTCCTTTTTTTTAGATACCTCTTTTTATCAAAAAAACTGAATTAACAATTTATTATTGTAGGCTCATTATGATAAAACGCTACTTGCAGGAATCGTATTTTTTTTAATTTAAACACAATAATTAAAGCAAAAACACTCATAAAATTAATACTGTTATACATATGGTTAAAACAGTAAAAGGTTTAAAATTATGACAAATAGCTTCCAATAAAGCTGCAAGAAAAAAACATCGAATATGCCATGAATTCTAATGATGAAGAAATTTAATTTATCTTGGGCGTTACCACACAAGAAAAATGTGTGGTCAGGCTTTCCATTATATCTTTTGCTTAAAAAAGCAAAAGGATGCCATTTCAATCCTTAACGCAACCTGTTTATGATAAACAATGAGAATTTACAAATTATAGCATATCAAAAAGTGTATGCAAAAGATTTTTACGATTTAAATGTCGCTTGGTTAAAAAAATATTTCTATGTAGAACCTTATGACGAAAAGGTATTAAGCAATCCAAAAGAGTATGTACTTGATCCTGGTGGCTTTATCTTTTTTGCAAAATATAACCATAAAATAGTCGGAGTTGTGGCACTTATCAACCAAAAAACTTTTTTTGAATTGAGTAAAATGGCAGTTTCCTCAGAATATCAAGGTTTAAAAATTGGTCAAAAATTAGTTGCTTTCTGCATCGAATTTGCAAAAAATAAAGCATGGAAAAGCATTACTTTATATTCTCATAGATCTTTGGTACCTGCAATTAATTTGTATAAAAAAATAGGTTTTATTGAAATTGAATTAGAAAAAGAGGTGCATTACGAAAGAGCAAATATCAAAATGTTTTTAGAACTTTAAAAGGCAGTAGTTTTCAGAAACAATTTTCAGAGGAAAATTTGAAAAATTCACAGAGCATTATAAAAAACTCTGAATTGCTAATTCATATCCTTTTAAACCAAAACCAAATAAAACGCCTTTTGCGGAAGGAGCAATATAGCTATGTTGCCTAAACGCTTCACGAGCGTGAATATTTGAAATATGAACCTCCACAACGGGCGTTGTAATTCCTTTTACAGCATCTCCAATACCTACAGAAGTATGTGTGTAGGCTGCTGCATTTAAAATAATGCCGTCATAATCAAAACCAACTTCGTGTAATTTATCAATAATTTCACCTTCAATATTCGATTGAAAATAAGACAATTCCACATTCTTAAACTTTAGTGCAAGATCACTAAAAAAATCTTCAAAAGTTTTAGAACCATAAATTTCTGGTTCTCGTTTTCCTAATAAATTTAGGTTTGGACCGTTTATAATAAATAGTTTCATAAATTTTTATAAAGTTGTAAATATATACTTTATTTTTAGCAAATGAAATGGCAACACGCAATTAGAGATTATCAATTATATTTAAAGATTGAAAGAGGTTTATCTCAAAATACCCTAGATAGTTACACTAGAGATTTAGAAAAACTTACGCTTTTTCTCGACGAAAATGACATCAATTGTTCTGCTATTTCTATTGATGAAGTTACAATTCAGCAATTTATTTATGAGGTTGCAAAAAAAGTAAATCCTAGAAGTCAGGCAAGAATTATTTCTGGATTGCGCAGTTTTTTTGATTATTTAGTGTTTGAAGATTATAGAGAAACAAATCCTACAGATTTAATTGAAACACCAAAAATCGGAAGAAAATTACCGGATACTTTATCCGAAGATGAAATTAATGAACTCATTTCAGCCATCGATTTAAGCCATCCTCAAGGCGAAAGAAACAGAACGATTATAGAAACTATGTATAGCTGTGGTTTAAGAGTTAGTGAACTCATCACCTTAAAAATATCAGATTTATTTTTTGACGAAGGTTTTATAAAAGTAACGGGCAAAGGAAATAAGGAACGTTATGTACCCATTCATTACACCGCTCAAAAATATATTTCTATGTATATTCATGAAATTAGAACGCATCTAAAACCTATTAAAAATTTTGAGGACACCTTGTTTTTAAATAGAAGAGGCAAAGGTTTAACACGACAAATGATTTTCACTATTTTAAAAGACTTATCGGTTAAAATTAACTTAAAGAAAAAAATAAGTCCGCATACATTAAGACATTCTTTTGCAACTCATTTATTGAAAAATGGTGCCGATTTAAGAGCAATTCAACAAATGTTAGGGCACGAGAGTATTACTACTACAGAAGTTTATGTGCATTTAAATACAAGTTATTTAAAAGAAGTCTTGGAGACGTATCATCCCAGAAAAAGATTAAATTAAACTTTAAATACCTCTAATGAATAAAACCAATAAGAAACAACGGGTTGACATCATCACAAAACAAAAAAAATCTTGCTTTTTTAAAAACAAGATTTTTTTAAATATATTTTAATTCGGGTAGATTTCCTCAAGAGTACCTCTTTTATTAGGGAATATCAATAGGGGCTTCGCTTTTTATTTAGCAACATTCACGGCTCTAGTTTCTCTAATTACAGTTACTTTAACTTGACCAGGATACGTCATATCATTTTGTATTTTTTGAGAGATACTAAAAGATAATTCAGCAGCTTTGGTATCGTTTACTTTTCCACTTTCTACCATAACACGTAATTCACGTCCGGCTTGAATAGCGTAGGCTTTTTGAACCCCCGTAAAACCAAAAGCAATTTCTTCTAAATCTTTTAAACGCTGAATATAAGAATCTAATACTTGGCGTCTTGCTCCTGGTCTTGCTCCTGAAATGGCATCACAGACTTGTACAATTGGTGATAATAAACTTTTCATCTCAATTTCGTCGTGGTGCGCTCCAATCGCATTACAAACCTCTTCTTTTTCGCCGTATTTTTCGGCCCACTGCATTCCTAAAAGTGCGTGTGGTAATTCGCTTTCTGCATCGGGTACTTTACCAATATCATGCAATAAACCTGCTCTTTTGGCTAATTTTGCGTTTAAACCCATTTCGGAAGCCATAATACCACAAAGATTAGAGACTTCTCTAGAGTGCTGCAATAAATTTTGTCCATAAGAAGAACGATATTTCATCCGTCCAACCGTTTTTATTAATTCTGGATGCAATCCATGAATTCCTAAATCTATAACGGTTCTTTTACCAACTTCTATAATTTCTTGGGTAATTTGTTTTTCGGTCTTTTTTACAACCTCTTCAATTCTAGCTGGGTGAATTCTACCGTCTGTAACCAATTTATGCATGGCTAAACGTGCAATTTCTCTACGAACTGGATCAAAACAAGAAAGTATAATCGCTTCAGGTGTATCATCAACAATAATTTCTACACCAGTTGCAGCTTCTAAAGCTCTAATATTTCGTCCTTCTCGTCCAATGATTCTTCCTTTTACATCATCAGACTCTAAATTAAATACAGAAACACAATTCTCTACAGCTTGCTCTACGCCTACTCTTTGAATCGTTCCTAAAATGACTTTTCTTGCTTCTTGTTCTGCAGTTAATTTTGACTCTTCTATAGACGTTTGAACAAAGGCCATTGCTTCAGCTTTTGCTTTATCTTTTAAAGAGGCTACCAGTTCTTTTTTAGCTTCTTCGGCAGATAGACCAGAAATTTGCTCTAACATGTCTACATGACGTGTGTGCATTTTATCTAGATCTTCTTCTTTCTTTTCTAAAAAATCTAATTTAAAATTATAGTCTTTTTCTTTTTGAGCAAGAGATTGATTTAGTCGTTTGTTTTTATCAAATTCTGAAGCGACTTTAGATTCTCTATCTCTAATTCTTTTTTCAACATCAGAAATCTTTTTTTCTCTTGCTAAAATTACTTTTTCATGTTCAGATTTCAATTCTATAAACTTTTCTTTTGCTTGTAAAATTTTATCTTTTTTAACTGATTCTGCATCAATTTTTGCTTCTTTTAAAATTGTGGCCGCCTCTTTTCTTACGCCGTTTAACATTTTTTTACCTTTCGATTTTTCAATAGACTTGAAGATTGAAAAACCTATTACTATACCTACTATAACTCCCAAAACAATGGGAAGTATCATTACATCCATAATTTAAATTTATATATAAAAAAAGCCTACGTTAGATAGGTTTTTAAACTCCAAAATGACATTTATAGGATTAACTAACTGTTCAAGGATCCGCTTAAGACACCGAAAATGATACTGAAATAATTCAGTATGAAAATTCGGAACTAACGGCATGCTCTAGTAGTTATGACTCATCCTTCATAATAGAATAGTGTTGAGTTTAATAAACAATTACTAACGTAGGCAGTGTGTTGTTAATGTGTATTTTAATGAACTTATTCTAAATGAGCGCTTACTAATTTTGTAAGATCATTTAATTTTTGAATTTCTTCTTGTGTTGTATCGGTTTTATCCAAAGATAATATTTCTAATTTAGAAGCAAATTGTAATGCAGACATTGCTAAAACATCTTGTTTATCGCTTACTGCATAATTTTGCTCGTACATCGCAATTAATTTGTTAATAGCAATAGCCGCTTTGCGCATACCTTGCTCCTCCCGTGTGTTATTTACACTTAAAGGATAGCTTCTACCGGCAATTATTATATTAATCTTTAGTTTATTACTCACAATTTAAAGAACTTTATTCTTGTAACTGAACAATGCATTTATCAATTTCTCTAATCAATGAATTTATCTTCAGTTTTGTATCTTTAGTATTTGAACTGCTGCCTTCAATAGTTTTTGCAATTTTCAACAAATCAAACTCTTCTTTTTGACTGGCTAAATTTTGCGATGTTTCTAAAAGTTGATGTTGTAATTTATGGTTACTTTGAAGCAAAATTTGATTTTCTCTCTTTATAAATTCATATTTAGAAAGAAGGTTTTTCAACGTTTTCTCTAGTAAGTGAATTGCTTCTAGTGTATTACTCATTTTTCTATTAGAATAATCTATCTGCACAAAGTTAGCATTCTGTTTTAAACTTTACAACATTTTCTTACTTTTTTACTAATCAACTGAATTTAAACATATTACAAAAAGGAAGATTTTTACTATTTTTACATAAAATTATTGTCTTTTGAAACCTATCTTCCTACTGTTATTTCTATCCTTGCACTTTGTATTATTTGCCCAAGAAAAATATCCTGAAAACTATTTTAGAACGCCATTAGATATTCCGATTCTATTATCGGGTTCTTTTGGGGAATTACGCAACAATCATTTTCATTCAGGTGTAGATATAAAAACGCAAGGTAAGGAAGGTCTCAATGTTTTTGCAACTGCAGACGGCTATGTTTCTAGAATAAAAGTGCAACAATTTGGTTACGGAAAAGCCATTTATATTACACACCCAAATGGGTATACTACTGTATATGGTCATTTAAGTAAGTTTAGTGAACCTATTGAAAAATATGTAAAATCCATACAATACAAAAAAGAAAATTATGAAACTGGAAATTTGTATTTTAAAGACAAAAAATTCCCAATAAAAAAAGGCGAAATTATTGCGCTTTCTGGAGATACAGGCGGTTCTGGAGCACCACACTTGCATTATGAAATTAGAAATACGGCTTCAGAAAATATTATCAATCCCTTATTATTTGGATTGGAAGTTAAAGACATCAAATCTCCAACCTTTCAATCTTTAAAAGTGTATTCCTTAAGTGCTGATGCGAGAGTAAATCAACAAAAAAAGAGTTTTCAAATTCCGATAAAAAACACAGGAGAAGGAACCTATATAGCAGATAGAATTACAGCTAGTGGTGTGATCGGTTTTGGAGTGAGCGTTTTTGATCGATTTAATGGTGCTCCTAATAAAAACGGAATTTATAGTTTAGAAATGCTTGTAAACGGCAAACGTTTTTATTACCATGATGTAGAAACTTTTTCGTTTTCTGAAAGTAAATATCTTAATTTGCACATCGACTATGAGCATTATAAGAAATATAAAAGACGTTATCAAAAAACACATAAAGTAACGGCAAACAAACTTTCTACCTACAAAAATTTGATTAACAGTGGTAAAATTAACATTAAAAAAGGGTTCAACTACACCATAGAAATTATTGCAAAAGACTTTGCGGGCAATTTAAGTGCTATAAAAATACCTGTTGCGGGAAAAGAGAGTAATACTATTTTTACCCAACAAGAAGACACCACAAACTATAAAATAGCGGCAAAAAAATTCAATAAATTCACAAAAGACAACGTTACTATTGCTTTTCCTAAAAACACCTTTTATAAAGATGTGTTTTTAGATTTTAAGGTTGATAAAAAAATTGCCAAAATACACTCGCCAACCATTCCTTTAAACAAAAGTTTTACCCTAACTTTTAATGTTGCTGAGTATTCTGAAGCAGAAAGAGAACAATTATATATTGCAAGTTTAGAATATCCAACATACCCAATATATAAGTATACCAGAAAAAGAGACAGCACTTTTTACACCACCACAAAAACGTTAGGAAACTACACCTTGCTATCTGATGATGAAAAACCTACTATCCAGTTGTTGTCATTTAAAGATGAGCAATGGCTTACGAATGCGAAAACTATCAACGTAAAAATTAGTGATAAAGATTCTGGAATCAAAGATTACAGAGCCACGATTGATGGTGAATGGATTTTAATGGAATACAATCATAAAAAAGGAATTTTAACGTATAATTTTAATGATAAAACATTGGTTGGTAGCAAACATATCTTTAATCTTGTAGTTTCAGACAATGTTGGGAATACGAATACACTTTCTGCAGCGTTCTTTAAGAAATAAATAAACTAATTTTTGTGAAAAACATCTTTCTATTTCTATTCATGGTTCCTGGTTTTTTAGTTGCTCAAAAAACAACCATTTTAAAAGGTACTGTAAAAAACAGTCAAAAAAAGGGCATAGAAAAGGTTTCTATAAAATTTGGCAAAACAGGTACTGTTTCTGACGAAGATGGGAATTATCAATTAAGAATTCCTCTTGACCAAGAAATTACAATTATGTTTAACCACATTTCTTACCAAAAATTGACTACCAAAATTACAGCCAAAAGTCGAAATGTAATTCGCTTCTCGCCTATTTTAACCTTAAAAACAGAAAATTTAGATGAAGTTGTAATTAAAGACAAAAGAAAAGTAGCGGCCGGAATTACAAATATTGATGTTCTAAAAGCTAAAAATATTATTGGTCCTAATGCGGGTGTAGAAAATGTATTGATGACATTACCCGGCGTAAATAACAATAATGAATTAAGTACGCAGTACAATGTAAGAGGTGGTAATTTTGATGAAAACCTTGTCTATGTAAACGGAATTGAAGTATACAGACCATTTTTAGTAAGATCTGGTCAGCAGGAAGGATTGAGCTTTATCAATACAAATATGGTGCAGAATATTGATTTTTCTGCGGGTGGATTTCAAGCAAAATATGGTGATAAATTATCGTCGGTTTTAGATATCACCTATAAAAAACCTGCGGAAACGGCCATCACTATTGATGCTAGTTTGTTGGGCGCAAGTGCTACTTTTGAAGGACTTTTTTTAGATAATAAATTAAGTGCCATTGCCGGAGTTCGATACCGAGATAATAGTTTATTTGTAAATAGTAAACAAATTGAAATTAACTTTAGACCCAGGTTTACGGATGTTCAAACCTATTTATCTTATCAATTTTCTGAAAAATTCGAATTAAATTTTTTAGGGAATTTCTCTTTAAACAACTACAATTATAAACCGATCTCTAGAAGAACTCGTTTCGGAACGGTCGTAAACCCTATTGAGTTGATTGTTTTTTATGAAGGTCAAGAACAAAATAATTATTTAACACTTTTCGGCGCGTTATCTGGTGATTATAAAATAAACGACAATTTTAAAATTACCACAACAGCATCTAGATATAATACGCAAGAAGAAGAGTATTTTGATATCTCTGCTCAATATAATTTAGGGGAAGTAGATGCCAATATTGGTTCTGAAAATTTTGGTGAGGTTGAATTTTCTCAAGGAATTGGCTCTCAATTAAATCACGCTCGTAATGATTTAGATGCTTTAATTACCAATGTTCAAATTCGAGGAACCCTTAAAAAAGAAAATATACAATGGAATTTCGGTGCAAAATATCAAAAAGAAGATATTATAGACAGAATTAGAGAATGGGAAATTATTGACTCTTTAGGTTTTGCGATAAGACCTCCTTTTCATTCATCCAACAATCAGCCTTACGAACCCTTTGAAGGTGAAATTGCACCCTATCAAAATATAAGAAAAGATAATCATGTTGCTATTCATAGATTCTCTGGTTTTGTACAGTTTAATCAACGTTCTTTTTGGAACGATCATCAAATATGGTATAATTTAGGTGTTAGAGCCCATCGTTGGTCTGTAACAGGGAATGGTGTTGCCTCTAATAATCAGTTTATACTTAGTCCTAGAGGTCAGTTTGCCATAAAACCAGATTGGCAAAAAGACATGTTATTTCGGGTTTCTGGCGGATGGTATTCGCAACCCCCATCATACAGAGAATTACGAGATTTTGATGGAAATATAAATGTAGATGTAAAAGCTCAAAAATCAATTCACTTTGTAACTGGCATGGACTATAGTTTTGAAATGTGGAACCGTCCTTTTAAGTTAACTACAGAAATTTATTACAAAGATTTAACAGATGTAAATGCTTACACAATTGATAATGTTAGAATTCGTTACAGAGCAGACAACGCTGCAACTGCCTTTGCCACAGGTCTTGATGTACGCCTTAATGGAGAATTTGTTCCCGGAAGCGAAAGCTGGGTTAGTTTTGGATATTTAAAAACTGAAGAAAACATTAATAACAGAGGATCTATTGCAAGGCCTTCTGATCAAAGAATTAAGTTCGGAATTTTATTTCAAGATTACGTTCCTAATCTACCAGATTTAAAAGCCTATTTAAATTTAGTCTATAATTCGGGCGTTCCTGGCGGAGCACCTTCTTATTCTGATCCTTATAATTTTCAACAGCGATTGCGAGATTATAGACGTGCAGATTTAGGGGTTTCTTATATTTTTGCGGATGCTAATAAACGTTATACAACGGGCTGGTTGTCTAAATTTAAAGAATTGTCCGCAGGTTTAGAATTGTTTAATATGTTTGATATTCAGAATGCAATTACAAATACCTGGGTACGAGATGTATACTCTAAAACACAATTTGGGATACCCAATTTTATGACGGGTAGAGTTTTAAACTTTAAAGTGGCTATGAAGTTTTAAAATTAAGAACTCATATTTTTTGATGTAAAAAATTTATAACCAAGCCCAAATATTCATGATTTTTATGAATAATAAAGACCAACTCGTATTCTCAAAAAAAGCGTTGAAACCTGTTACAACACTTTGTGATCTTCTAGTTGCGCACCAAATTCCTTTTTATAAATACGAACTACAATCAGAAATAAACTGATTAAAAGCGGCCCAAAAATTAAGCCAATAAAACCAAATAATGGCACACCAACAATGACAC is a window of Polaribacter litorisediminis DNA encoding:
- a CDS encoding CDP-alcohol phosphatidyltransferase family protein, which produces MNLKKHIPNLLTLGNLFCGTIATVFAVEGDFIMAGLFVVIGILFDFLDGFVARLLKVSGELGKQLDSLADMVTSGVVPGVIMFNLLSESGSFSTLAERTEAMMWIGFKFAPVQFIGLFLTLGACYRLAKFNLDTRQSDSFIGLPTPAMSLFVISLPLIHEYSDIEFVSNLMSNHYFLSIVTLVLTYLMNAEIPLFSLKFKDYSLQKNWIIYLFLISSTLLIFIFSYLSIPIIIILYVVLSVFKNLTSKG
- a CDS encoding YheT family hydrolase, which gives rise to MPVFESNFLPTIPFRNGHFNTMYRPLFMKDKAVYQRKRIKTWDHDFFDLDFSCVGSETLALLIHGLEGSSESRYMASHTNYLNSKGIDTVCFNLRGCSGEDNLLLSTYHSGKTEDVDFVVKYLLKNYSYKNIIIVGFSLGGNLTLKYLGEQGEALSPVVKGGIASSVPIDIASAELEMDKLKNKLYMEMFFKTMKNKILEKAHKFPEYQLDKDKLFKATKFRHLEHLYSVPVFGFDSPEDYWEKASSKPYLSKIIRPTLLINAKDDTFLSRQCFPFEEAENSEFFFFEETKFGGHVGFMTSFKPQENRWLEHRITRFIKENIGIDIA
- a CDS encoding PorV/PorQ family protein — encoded protein: MKYKIILLLFVFPLFLNAQAFRNYSNEFLNIGVDAAALGMSKAVVATTNNVNAIYWNPAGLVGIEDYQGSLMHASYFAGIANYNHAAFAMPIDRESAIGISIIRFGVDDILNTTELIDNDGNIDFNRISLFSAADYAFNIAYARNLIFKDLKFGVNAKVVRRIIGDFASSWGFGFDAGLQFERNNWKFGLMARDITTTFNSWAINEEEFNKIRDAIPGQNQELPETTELTKPKLQLGVAKNFRIGKLFNLQTEVDLNIRFEQTNDVFSSEAGSIGPALGFQLDYDQLVYLRLGVGNFQYITEFNDAKSLSAQPNFGLGFHYKGIRIDYALTNIGSVGNALFSNIFSITFDYSFFRP
- a CDS encoding lipoprotein N-acyltransferase Lnb domain-containing protein — its product is MQKKYSILLFFLLFITSLQAQIKLSVYSEISMVTAGPGTELYEAFGHSAIRIKDPVLRLDLIYNYGMFDFNAPNFYSNFTKGKLLYLLARYDFKYFLASYNKDKRWVKQQVLNLDQQQKQAFFAYLENNALPENATYLYDPYFNNCATKLRDITTTILGDKVKFSDHHIDTNQSFRQLMDKEIPWNTWGSFGINLALGSKLDAKANFTQYMYLPDYVYTIFKNSTVYVKNQPKKIVKREDILLDFKELEQEIAILNPFLIFSTISLIGIFFTFRDFKKKKRTKWIDFALLFTTGIIGILITFLWFFTNHSTTPNNFNVLWAFAPNISIAFLMLKEHPKKWLSTYFKFLGVLLMFIPILWLLKIQLFPISIIPFLLFLFFRYLFLSKKLN
- a CDS encoding GNAT family N-acetyltransferase — protein: MINNENLQIIAYQKVYAKDFYDLNVAWLKKYFYVEPYDEKVLSNPKEYVLDPGGFIFFAKYNHKIVGVVALINQKTFFELSKMAVSSEYQGLKIGQKLVAFCIEFAKNKAWKSITLYSHRSLVPAINLYKKIGFIEIELEKEVHYERANIKMFLEL
- the aroQ gene encoding type II 3-dehydroquinate dehydratase, with protein sequence MKLFIINGPNLNLLGKREPEIYGSKTFEDFFSDLALKFKNVELSYFQSNIEGEIIDKLHEVGFDYDGIILNAAAYTHTSVGIGDAVKGITTPVVEVHISNIHAREAFRQHSYIAPSAKGVLFGFGLKGYELAIQSFL
- the xerD gene encoding site-specific tyrosine recombinase XerD — translated: MKWQHAIRDYQLYLKIERGLSQNTLDSYTRDLEKLTLFLDENDINCSAISIDEVTIQQFIYEVAKKVNPRSQARIISGLRSFFDYLVFEDYRETNPTDLIETPKIGRKLPDTLSEDEINELISAIDLSHPQGERNRTIIETMYSCGLRVSELITLKISDLFFDEGFIKVTGKGNKERYVPIHYTAQKYISMYIHEIRTHLKPIKNFEDTLFLNRRGKGLTRQMIFTILKDLSVKINLKKKISPHTLRHSFATHLLKNGADLRAIQQMLGHESITTTEVYVHLNTSYLKEVLETYHPRKRLN